The DNA window CCTATCACGCGCCCGAGCATGTCGAGACTGCTTGCCGCAAAAGCTTGAGCGATCTTGGTCTGGACTATTTTGATCTCTATTTAGTCCATTTCCCCATCGCGCTGGAATTTGTACCGTTTGAGCAGCGTTACCCACCCGAATGGGTATTTGATCCCGCCGCCAAACATCCAGCGATGAAGCCTGCGAAGGTGCCGCAGCATCAAACTTGGACGGCAATGGAACGGTTGGTTGATGCAGGACTGGCACGCCAGATCGGCGTGTGCAATTATTCGTCCGCATTGCTTCATGATCTGATGTCTTACAGCCGCATTGCGCCAGCCGTGCTGCAAGTGGAATCGCACCCCTATCTAACCCAGCAAAAGCTAATCCGGCTTGCGCGGGATTACGGAATGCAGGTTACTGCGTTTTCGCCTTTCGGTGCGCTATCTTATGTCGAAATCGGCATGGCCGGCGCGGCTGATAGCGTGCTGGACGAGGCAGCCGTCACAGCTGCCGCAACCGCTCATGACAAAACACCAGCTCAGGTGGTGCTGCGGTGGGGCATCCAGCGCGGCAATTCGGTCATTCCCAAATCGACCAATCCAGACCGGATGCGCGAGAATCTCGCAATTACCGATTTTGAACTCACCGAAGCGGAAATGACCGCGATTGACGCGCTAGATCAAGGTCGCCGGTTCAACGATCCCGGTGTATTTTGCGAAGCCGCATTTGGCACTTTCTTCCCTATTTATGATTGAGGCACCGCGATGAGCGACTTTCCCCATGTAGCTCAAGGCAGCGGCGATCTTGCCGCGTATATTGCCGATAACAAGCCAGCGATTGACGCGCATCTTGCTGGTGCTGGCGCAGTGCTGTTTCGTGGCTTTTCGGTGCCTGATGCGGCGCATTTCGATTCCACCGTGGTTGCTTATGGCCAAGAGAACTTCCCCTATAGGGAATCACTGTCCAACGCGGTGCGGGTCAACGTGACCGAGCGTGTTTTCACCGCCAATGAAGCGCCGCCGACCACCACCATCCATTTGCATCATGAAATGGCACAGACGCCGATCTATCCCGGCAAACTGTTCTTCTATTGCGAAATAGCGGCCGAAACCGGCGGTGCGACCCCGCTATGCCGGTCTGATATTTTGTTCGAGAGGCTGGTTTCCGCCGACCCAGCGCGTGCACAAGCCTTTGAACAGCGCGGCGTGCGATATTCAAACGTTATGCCTGGCAGCGATGATGCCGGGTCGGGCCAAGGGCGTTCTTGGCGCAGCACCTTGGGTGTCGAAACCCGGGAACAAGCAGACGCGAGACTGGCCGCGCTTGGTTATGATGGCCAATGGCGCGATGATGACAGCTTGCGCGCGACGACCCCTGTTTTGCCAGCGGTCCGAATGCTCGCAGATGACCGGAAGAGCTTCTTCAACCAGCTGATTGCCGCGTTCCGGGGATGGTCCGATGCGCGCAACGACCCGTCAAAATCGATCACTTTCGGCGATGGCGAACCGATTACGTCAGAGGATATGGCGGCGGCAATCTCGTTGTCAGAAGAACTGACATATGACCATTATTGGCAAGCTGGCGATGTGGTTCTGGTCGACAATTTCGCGGTTATGCATGGCCGAAAACCGTTCACCGGCAGACGCAGGGTTCTCGCTTCGCTGATTAAGTAACCGCCGGCCGCCTGATCGACATCACCCATGCCACCATAT is part of the Pontixanthobacter gangjinensis genome and encodes:
- a CDS encoding TauD/TfdA family dioxygenase, which produces MSDFPHVAQGSGDLAAYIADNKPAIDAHLAGAGAVLFRGFSVPDAAHFDSTVVAYGQENFPYRESLSNAVRVNVTERVFTANEAPPTTTIHLHHEMAQTPIYPGKLFFYCEIAAETGGATPLCRSDILFERLVSADPARAQAFEQRGVRYSNVMPGSDDAGSGQGRSWRSTLGVETREQADARLAALGYDGQWRDDDSLRATTPVLPAVRMLADDRKSFFNQLIAAFRGWSDARNDPSKSITFGDGEPITSEDMAAAISLSEELTYDHYWQAGDVVLVDNFAVMHGRKPFTGRRRVLASLIK
- a CDS encoding aldo/keto reductase: MPDTIPQIGFGLWKIAPEDCEAAILDAVRAGYRHFDSAADYGNEEAVGKGIKAAIDQGLCSREDLWITSKLWNTYHAPEHVETACRKSLSDLGLDYFDLYLVHFPIALEFVPFEQRYPPEWVFDPAAKHPAMKPAKVPQHQTWTAMERLVDAGLARQIGVCNYSSALLHDLMSYSRIAPAVLQVESHPYLTQQKLIRLARDYGMQVTAFSPFGALSYVEIGMAGAADSVLDEAAVTAAATAHDKTPAQVVLRWGIQRGNSVIPKSTNPDRMRENLAITDFELTEAEMTAIDALDQGRRFNDPGVFCEAAFGTFFPIYD